Proteins encoded in a region of the Mercenaria mercenaria strain notata chromosome 1, MADL_Memer_1, whole genome shotgun sequence genome:
- the LOC123545193 gene encoding guanylate-binding protein 1-like — protein MSGEIPPQQRLPGKLSASRLDKFDNLPIPSRSPVGKKKIPDKPTTLSPKPDFPAKRLTQPVSKETTLPDNPIFHSPMILVSTVDGKATCDQSTLTKLREIEKPLNIVSVVGTLRTGKSFILNKLGSYGSAGANSWFETGHTTTAVTKGIWVMCRPHPTQEDQVLVLLDTEGIDDPDKVDIEDDKNLFVLATLLSSTMVYNTRGNFDRAAIDKFKFLNIIKTSIKVSGSEEDDSILDFFFPNFVLTLRDVTLEHNFEDDDTYLEDALKLKRRKKGGSISEDTLKEHNLPRILIRRYFKNRKCFLFRKPVKSDLLKKLMTLPENTLKPEFQETLNEFRKYIFSCEPKLLKSGKAINGRMLSSLLLNYVHSIQAGESPCLASAMISMSALENTHVVQKASEIYKREMQRRLASHSPSEKGLVNYHKDCMKNALEVLKSGLIIDDEQIYEEQAMVCFKNQFEKFKNIVKKDLEAKCLDTLGRLDTMKIQVKIKNRKYCTPTGYDDYMKDIDSLIQQFNREVGYMGSVARIVLQEFLDKKVKEEEIVYKMVLEALDGQEGPARRKIKRLSLFREEDANILKEEEEVEEAIRADIGLFQVNGLKNIGTQYLGMLKTKIEEVDRVKKELSQRNSYYHKLCKETAHWKDIFEKATFNLSHYRKQLKPVTDQKETDMQGTTYNGPLEDVIGPLWKKALEKDESIDEDDVKSQCSFDGEDFKPANGDSLTVLPNRVSPDGMSDDPVYRDPAPVEEQRKPDKCNII, from the exons ATGAGCGGAGAAATCCCACCACAACAGCGCTTGCCAGGGAAACTGTCAGCAAGTAGgctagacaaatttgataatctGCCTATTCCATCACG CTCGCCAGTTGGGAAAAAGAAAATTCCAGACAAACCAACGACTTTATCTCC gAAACCAGATTTTCCGGCAAAAAGACTCACACAACCAGTGTCAAAAGAAACAACCCT GCCTGACAACCCAATATTTCATTCACCAATGATACTGGTATCAACTGTTGATGGCAAAGCGACATGCGACCAGTCAACCTTAACCAAACTGAGAGAAATAGAGAAACCACTGAACATAGTTTCTGTAGTTGGAACACTGAGAACTGGAAAGTCCTTCATCTTAAATAAACTGGGCAGCTATGGTTCAG cCGGTGCCAATTCTTGGTTTGAGACAGGTCACACAACGACAGCTGTGACAAAAGGTATATGGGTAATGTGTCGGCCACACCCTACACAGGAAGACCAAGTTCTTGTTTTACTAGATACAGAAGGGATTGATGATCCTGATAAG GTCGATATTGAAGACGATAAAAACCTGTTTGTACTTGCCACGCTTTTATCCAGCACAATGGTTTACAATACAAGAGGGAACTTTGACAGAGCGGCAATTGATAAATTTAA ATTTTTAAACATAATCAAGACGTCAATAAAAGTGAGCGGCTCAGAAGAAGACGATTCTATCCTAGATTTCTTTTTCCCGAACTTCGTTCTCACACTAAGGGATGTTACTCTTGAACATAATTTTGAGGACGATGATACCTATCTAGAAGATGCGTTAAAGCTTAAACGACGCAAAAAGGGCGGAAGTATCAGTGAAGATACCTTAAAAGAACATAATCTCCCAAGAATTCTTATCCgaagatatttcaaaaacagaaaatgcTTCCTGTTTAGGAAACCAGTAAAGAGTGATCTCCTGAAAAAACTGATGACGCTACCAGAGAATACATTGAAGCCAGAATTTCAGGAAACACTGAACGAGTTCCGAAAGTACATATTTTCGTGTGAGCCAAAGTTACTGAAATCAGGAAAAGCAATAAATGGCAGAA TGTTGAGTTCCCTATTGCTGAATTATGTCCATTCCATACAAGCTGGAGAGTCTCCATGTTTGGCAAGCGCAATGATTTCAATGTCGGCACTGGAAAATACACATGTAGTCCAGAAAGCTTCGGAAATATATAAACGTGAAATGCAAAGACGTCTTGCTTCCCATTCACCGAGCGAAAAAGGTCTTGTTAATTATCACAAGGACTGTATGAAAAATGCTCTTGAGGTTTTGAAGTCTGGACTAATTATTGACGATGAACAAATCTATGAAGAACAGGCAATG gtttgcTTCAAAAACCAgtttgaaaaattcaagaatattGTCAAGAAAGATTTAGAAGCAAAATGTTTGGATACACTGGGGAGGCTGGATACAATGAAAATACAAGTGAAGATAAAGAATCGCAAGTACTGCACCCCAACAGGGTATGATGATTATATGAAAGACATAGACTCGTTGATCCAGCAGTTCAATAGAGAAGTCGGTTACATGGGATCTGTG gcgAGAATCGTTCTTCAAGAGTTTCTTGATAAAAAGGTAAAAGAAGAGGAAATTGTGTATAAAATGGTTCTAGAGGCGCTAGATGGGCAAG AAGGGCCAGCAAGGAGAAAGATAAAGCGCCTGAGTTTGTTCAGAGAAGAAGACGCTAACATTTTAAAGGAGGAAGAAGAGGTTGAAGAAGCAATTCGAGCTGATATTGGACTGTTTCAAGTCAATGGCCTAAAGAACATCGGAACACAATACCTTGGCATGCTGAAGACGAAAATTGAAGAAGTAGACAGAGTGAAGAAAGAGCTCAGTCAAAGAAACTCATActatcataaattatgtaaagaaACGGCACACTGGAAAGACATTTTTGAGAAGGCTACATTTAATTTGTCCCACTATAGGAAGCAGCTAAAACCAGTAACTGATCAAAAAGAAACGGATATGCAAGGTACAACTTATAATGGGCCTTTGGAAGATGTAATAGGGCCACTTTGGAAGAAAGCGCTGGAAAAAGATGAATCCATAGACGAAGATGATGTCAAGTCACAATGTTCTTTTGATGGGGAGGATTTTAAACCTGCAAATGGAGACAGTTTGACGGTTCTTCCTAACAGGGTTTCGCCAGATGGAATGTCTGATGATCCAGTTTATCGCGACCCGGCTCCTGTTGAAGAACAAAGAAAACCGGATAAATGTAATATCATATAA